In Vitis vinifera cultivar Pinot Noir 40024 chromosome 11, ASM3070453v1, a genomic segment contains:
- the LOC100254775 gene encoding villin-4 isoform X1, with amino-acid sequence MAVSMRDLDPAFQGAGQKAGIEIWRIENFRPMPVPKSSYGKFFTGDSYVILKTTALKNGALRHDIHYWLGKDTTQDEAGTAAVKTVELDAALGGRAVQYREVQGHETEKFLSYFKPCIIPQPGGVASGFKHAEAEEHKTRLYVCKGKHVVHVKEVSFARSSLNHDDIFILDTKSKIFQFNGSNSSIQERAKALEVVQYIKDTYHDGKCEVASIEDGKLMADAETGEFWGFFGGFAPLPRKTANEDDKAVDSLPAKLFCILKGQAEPVQADSLTRELLDTNKCYILDCGVEVFVWMGRNTSLDERKSASSAAEELLRSLDRPKSHIIRVIEGFETVMFRSKFDMWPETTAVTVSEDGRGKVAALLKRQGVNVKGLLKAAPVKEEPQPYIDCTGNLQVWRVNGQEKTLLSASDQSKFYSGDCYIFQYSYPGEDKEEHLIGTWFGKQSVEEERTSAISLATKMVESLKFLPAQARIYEGNEPIQFFSIFQSFIVFKGGVSDGYKKYIAEKEVPDDTYTEDRVALFRVQGSGPDNMQAIQVEPVASSLNSSYCYILNSGSSVFNWSGNLTTPEDQELVERQLDVIKPNVQSKPQKEGSESEQFWEFLGGKSEYPSQKIARDAENDPHLFSCTFSKGNLKVTEIFNFTQDDLMTEDIFILDCHSEIFVWVGQQVDSKNRMHALTIGEKFLERDFLLEKLSHTAPIYIIMEGSEPPFFTRFFTWDSGKSAMQGNSFQRKLAIVKNGISPTPEKPKRRTPVSYGGRSSSLPEKSQRSRSMSFSPDRVRVRGRSPAFNALAANFENPNSRNLSTPPPMVRKLYPKSVTPDSSKLDSRSAAIAALSASFEQPAREPVVPKTPKVTEEAPKPKPKPETNSKEKAMSSRIEALTIEEDVKEGEAEDEEGLPIYPYERLKTTSIEPVAEIDVTKRETYLSSEEFRQKFGMTKDAFYKLPKWKQNKLKMALQLF; translated from the exons ATGGCTGTTTCCATGAGAGATTTGGATCCAGCTTTCCAGGGAGCTGGGCAAAAAGC TGGAATTGAAATTTGGCGAATTGAGAACTTTCGTCCTATGCCTGTCCCAAAGTCCTCCTATGGAAAATTTTTCACAGGGGACTCCTATGTAATTTTGAAG ACAACTGCTTTAAAAAATGGGGCCTTACGGCATGATATCCATTATTGGCTGGGTAAAGATACCACTCAG GATGAGGCTGGTACCGCAGCTGTCAAGACAGTTGAATTGGATGCGGCTCTTGGAGGACGAGCAGTTCAGTATCGTGAAGTACAGGGCCATGAAACGGAGAAgttcctttcttattttaaacCATGTATCATACCTCAACCTGGTGGAGTTGCATCTGGGTTTAAGCATGCTGAGGCTGAAGAGCACAAGACACGTTTGTATGTCTGCAAGGGAAAACATGTAGTTCATGTAAAAGAG GTTTCTTTTGCACGATCATCACTCAATCatgatgatatttttattctagATACGAAgtctaaaatatttcaatttaatgGGTCTAACTCATCCATTCAAGAGAGGGCTAAAGCACTAGAAGTTGTTCAATACATTAAAGATACTTATCATGATGGAAAATGTGAAGTTGCTTCCATTG AGGATGGAAAGCTGATGGCTGATGCTGAAACTGGAGAATTCTGGGGTTTTTTTGGTGGTTTTGCTCCACTTCCAAGGAAAACAGCCAATGAAGATGACAAAGCCGTGGATTCTCTTCCTGCTAAGCTGTTTTG CATTTTGAAGGGACAGGCAGAACCCGTCCAGGCTGATTCTTTGACAAGAGAGTTGCTAGATACAAATAAGTGTTATATTCTAGATTGTGGGGTGGAAGTTTTTGTGTGGATGGGGAGAAATACCTCTCttgatgaaagaaaaagtgCTAGTTCAGCAGCAGAA GAATTACTCCGTAGCCTTGATCGGCCAAAATCTCACATAATCCGTGTAATCGAAGGATTTGAAACAGTAATGTTCCGGTCAAAGTTTGATATGTGGCCTGAGACAACTGCTGTAACTGTATCTGAGGATGGTAGAGGCAAGGTGGCTG CACTTCTAAAACGCCAAGGGGTTAATGTTAAGGGTCTTTTGAAAGCTGCTCCTGTAAAAGAAGAACCTCAACCATACATTGATTGTACCGGAAATCTGCAG GTTTGGCGTGTAAATGGCCAAGAGAAGACACTACTTTCAGCTTCTGACCAGTCAAAATTTTACAGTGGCGATTGCTACATCTTTCAGTATTCATATCCTGGAGAAGATAAAGAGGAACACCTTATTGGCACATGGTTTGGGAAGCAGAGTGTCGAG GAAGAAAGAACTTCAGCTATCTCACTGGCAACCAAGATGGTGGAGTCATTGAAGTTTCTTCCTGCTCAG GCTCGCATCTATGAAGGAAATGAACCGATCCAGTTCTTTTCAATATTTCAGAGCTTTATTGTTTTTAAG GGTGGTGTAAGTGATGGTTACAAGAAATATATTGCTGAGAAGGAAGTTCCAGATGACACATATACAGAAGACAGAGTCGCATTATTTCGAGTTCAGGGTTCTGGGCCTGATAACATGCAAGCAATTCAAGTTGAACCA GTTGCATCATCTTTGAATTCCTCGTACTGTTACATATTAAACAGTGGCTCCTCTGTTTTTAATTGGTCTGGAAACCTTACGACCCCAGAAGATCAGGAGCTTGTTGAGAGGCAACTGGATGTGATAAAG CCAAATGTACAATCCAAACCACAAAAAGAAGGCTCGGAATCTGAACaattttgggaatttttggGAGGCAAATCTGAATACCCCAGTCAGAAGATTGCACGAGATGCTGAAAATGATCCTCACCTATTCTCATGCACTTTCTCAAAAg GAAATTTGAAG GTGACGGAGATATTCAATTTCACTCAGGATGATTTGATGACTGAAGATATATTCATCCTGGATTGTCACTCGGAGATCTTTGTCTGGGTTGGGCAACAAGTTGATTCCAAGAATAGAATGCATGCTTTAACCATCGGAGAG AAATTTCTTGAACGTGATTTTCTCCTAGAAAAATTATCTCATACTGCTCCAATTTATATTATCATGGAAGGGAGTGAGCCACCTTTCTTCACACGTTTCTTCACATGGGACTCTGGAAAATCTGCA ATGCAGGGAAACTCATTTCAAAGGAAACTTGCAATAGTGAAAAATGGGATTTCCCCTACTCCGGAA AAACCCAAGAGAAGAACACCAGTATCATATGGAGGGAGATCTAGTAGTTTGCCAGAAAAATCACAACGGTCAAGAAGCATGTCTTTCAGCCCTGACCGAGTTCGGGTGAGGGGCAGGTCTCCAGCCTTCAATGCTCTAGCAGCTAACTTTGAGAACCCAAATTCCAGGAACCTTTCGACTCCACCTCCAATGGTTAGAAAGCTCTATCCCAAATCTGTGACCCCAGATTCATCTAAACTGGATTCCAGATCTGCAGCAATAGCAGCACTTTCTGCTAGTTTTGAACAACCGGCACGGGAGCCTGTTGTACCCAAAACTCCTAAAG TGACTGAAGAGGcaccaaaaccaaaaccaaaaccagAAACAAACTCGAAAGAGAAAGCTATGAGCAGCAGGATAGAAGCCCTCACAATAGAGGAAGATGTAAAAGAGGGTGAAGCTGAAGATGAAGAGGGTCTTCCAATATACCCATATGAGCGTCTTAAAACAACATCCATAGAACCTGTTGCCGAAATTGATGTGACCAAGCGAGAG ACTTACCTGTCTTCAGAGGAGTTCCGACAGAAATTTGGAATGACAAAAGACGCCTTCTATAAGCTGCCCAAATGGAAACAAAACAAGCTGAAAATGGCCCTTCAGTTGTTCTGA
- the LOC100254775 gene encoding villin-4 isoform X2: MAVSMRDLDPAFQGAGQKAGIEIWRIENFRPMPVPKSSYGKFFTGDSYVILKTTALKNGALRHDIHYWLGKDTTQDEAGTAAVKTVELDAALGGRAVQYREVQGHETEKFLSYFKPCIIPQPGGVASGFKHAEAEEHKTRLYVCKGKHVVHVKEVSFARSSLNHDDIFILDTKSKIFQFNGSNSSIQERAKALEVVQYIKDTYHDGKCEVASIEDGKLMADAETGEFWGFFGGFAPLPRKTANEDDKAVDSLPAKLFCILKGQAEPVQADSLTRELLDTNKCYILDCGVEVFVWMGRNTSLDERKSASSAAEELLRSLDRPKSHIIRVIEGFETVMFRSKFDMWPETTAVTVSEDGRGKVAALLKRQGVNVKGLLKAAPVKEEPQPYIDCTGNLQVWRVNGQEKTLLSASDQSKFYSGDCYIFQYSYPGEDKEEHLIGTWFGKQSVEEERTSAISLATKMVESLKFLPAQARIYEGNEPIQFFSIFQSFIVFKGGVSDGYKKYIAEKEVPDDTYTEDRVALFRVQGSGPDNMQAIQVEPVASSLNSSYCYILNSGSSVFNWSGNLTTPEDQELVERQLDVIKPNVQSKPQKEGSESEQFWEFLGGKSEYPSQKIARDAENDPHLFSCTFSKGNLKVTEIFNFTQDDLMTEDIFILDCHSEIFVWVGQQVDSKNRMHALTIGEKFLERDFLLEKLSHTAPIYIIMEGSEPPFFTRFFTWDSGKSAMQGNSFQRKLAIVKNGISPTPEKPKRRTPVSYGGRSSSLPEKSQRSRSMSFSPDRVRVRGRSPAFNALAANFENPNSRNLSTPPPMVRKLYPKSVTPDSSKLDSRSAAIAALSASFEQPAREPVVPKTPKEAPKPKPKPETNSKEKAMSSRIEALTIEEDVKEGEAEDEEGLPIYPYERLKTTSIEPVAEIDVTKRETYLSSEEFRQKFGMTKDAFYKLPKWKQNKLKMALQLF; encoded by the exons ATGGCTGTTTCCATGAGAGATTTGGATCCAGCTTTCCAGGGAGCTGGGCAAAAAGC TGGAATTGAAATTTGGCGAATTGAGAACTTTCGTCCTATGCCTGTCCCAAAGTCCTCCTATGGAAAATTTTTCACAGGGGACTCCTATGTAATTTTGAAG ACAACTGCTTTAAAAAATGGGGCCTTACGGCATGATATCCATTATTGGCTGGGTAAAGATACCACTCAG GATGAGGCTGGTACCGCAGCTGTCAAGACAGTTGAATTGGATGCGGCTCTTGGAGGACGAGCAGTTCAGTATCGTGAAGTACAGGGCCATGAAACGGAGAAgttcctttcttattttaaacCATGTATCATACCTCAACCTGGTGGAGTTGCATCTGGGTTTAAGCATGCTGAGGCTGAAGAGCACAAGACACGTTTGTATGTCTGCAAGGGAAAACATGTAGTTCATGTAAAAGAG GTTTCTTTTGCACGATCATCACTCAATCatgatgatatttttattctagATACGAAgtctaaaatatttcaatttaatgGGTCTAACTCATCCATTCAAGAGAGGGCTAAAGCACTAGAAGTTGTTCAATACATTAAAGATACTTATCATGATGGAAAATGTGAAGTTGCTTCCATTG AGGATGGAAAGCTGATGGCTGATGCTGAAACTGGAGAATTCTGGGGTTTTTTTGGTGGTTTTGCTCCACTTCCAAGGAAAACAGCCAATGAAGATGACAAAGCCGTGGATTCTCTTCCTGCTAAGCTGTTTTG CATTTTGAAGGGACAGGCAGAACCCGTCCAGGCTGATTCTTTGACAAGAGAGTTGCTAGATACAAATAAGTGTTATATTCTAGATTGTGGGGTGGAAGTTTTTGTGTGGATGGGGAGAAATACCTCTCttgatgaaagaaaaagtgCTAGTTCAGCAGCAGAA GAATTACTCCGTAGCCTTGATCGGCCAAAATCTCACATAATCCGTGTAATCGAAGGATTTGAAACAGTAATGTTCCGGTCAAAGTTTGATATGTGGCCTGAGACAACTGCTGTAACTGTATCTGAGGATGGTAGAGGCAAGGTGGCTG CACTTCTAAAACGCCAAGGGGTTAATGTTAAGGGTCTTTTGAAAGCTGCTCCTGTAAAAGAAGAACCTCAACCATACATTGATTGTACCGGAAATCTGCAG GTTTGGCGTGTAAATGGCCAAGAGAAGACACTACTTTCAGCTTCTGACCAGTCAAAATTTTACAGTGGCGATTGCTACATCTTTCAGTATTCATATCCTGGAGAAGATAAAGAGGAACACCTTATTGGCACATGGTTTGGGAAGCAGAGTGTCGAG GAAGAAAGAACTTCAGCTATCTCACTGGCAACCAAGATGGTGGAGTCATTGAAGTTTCTTCCTGCTCAG GCTCGCATCTATGAAGGAAATGAACCGATCCAGTTCTTTTCAATATTTCAGAGCTTTATTGTTTTTAAG GGTGGTGTAAGTGATGGTTACAAGAAATATATTGCTGAGAAGGAAGTTCCAGATGACACATATACAGAAGACAGAGTCGCATTATTTCGAGTTCAGGGTTCTGGGCCTGATAACATGCAAGCAATTCAAGTTGAACCA GTTGCATCATCTTTGAATTCCTCGTACTGTTACATATTAAACAGTGGCTCCTCTGTTTTTAATTGGTCTGGAAACCTTACGACCCCAGAAGATCAGGAGCTTGTTGAGAGGCAACTGGATGTGATAAAG CCAAATGTACAATCCAAACCACAAAAAGAAGGCTCGGAATCTGAACaattttgggaatttttggGAGGCAAATCTGAATACCCCAGTCAGAAGATTGCACGAGATGCTGAAAATGATCCTCACCTATTCTCATGCACTTTCTCAAAAg GAAATTTGAAG GTGACGGAGATATTCAATTTCACTCAGGATGATTTGATGACTGAAGATATATTCATCCTGGATTGTCACTCGGAGATCTTTGTCTGGGTTGGGCAACAAGTTGATTCCAAGAATAGAATGCATGCTTTAACCATCGGAGAG AAATTTCTTGAACGTGATTTTCTCCTAGAAAAATTATCTCATACTGCTCCAATTTATATTATCATGGAAGGGAGTGAGCCACCTTTCTTCACACGTTTCTTCACATGGGACTCTGGAAAATCTGCA ATGCAGGGAAACTCATTTCAAAGGAAACTTGCAATAGTGAAAAATGGGATTTCCCCTACTCCGGAA AAACCCAAGAGAAGAACACCAGTATCATATGGAGGGAGATCTAGTAGTTTGCCAGAAAAATCACAACGGTCAAGAAGCATGTCTTTCAGCCCTGACCGAGTTCGGGTGAGGGGCAGGTCTCCAGCCTTCAATGCTCTAGCAGCTAACTTTGAGAACCCAAATTCCAGGAACCTTTCGACTCCACCTCCAATGGTTAGAAAGCTCTATCCCAAATCTGTGACCCCAGATTCATCTAAACTGGATTCCAGATCTGCAGCAATAGCAGCACTTTCTGCTAGTTTTGAACAACCGGCACGGGAGCCTGTTGTACCCAAAACTCCTAAAG AGGcaccaaaaccaaaaccaaaaccagAAACAAACTCGAAAGAGAAAGCTATGAGCAGCAGGATAGAAGCCCTCACAATAGAGGAAGATGTAAAAGAGGGTGAAGCTGAAGATGAAGAGGGTCTTCCAATATACCCATATGAGCGTCTTAAAACAACATCCATAGAACCTGTTGCCGAAATTGATGTGACCAAGCGAGAG ACTTACCTGTCTTCAGAGGAGTTCCGACAGAAATTTGGAATGACAAAAGACGCCTTCTATAAGCTGCCCAAATGGAAACAAAACAAGCTGAAAATGGCCCTTCAGTTGTTCTGA